One window of the Anaerobranca californiensis DSM 14826 genome contains the following:
- a CDS encoding Ger(x)C family spore germination protein, with protein sequence MKLKIKIVTICLLFFFLLSNAGCWSRKELEELAFVLALGIDKGDEGEFILYAQIGKAQQEAGGDGEGGEIVVIEGRGKTIVQAYDQMFEIANRRLFLSHARLVIIGEELAKSGINRMLDFLQRDIRMRSTTLIAVGQGDVKEILESQPVLGGITGLAIKESMWFNWERSKIIRKELYQMVRDVKEGDRELVLPIISMEGENIAIRNAAYFQNTTMKGILDNKQVLGLLWLVGDVRHGSITINPNPRDPRYITLELMDTKVEINPVEGSKGLVFHIKVDQQLRVTDDQTNLTVTQIEQEVNRYIKNTILETINLAKEEGIDFIGFGKRYRRKYPKKWDEDKWTKKFQGAEVIIKVNSIINREER encoded by the coding sequence TACTATTTGTTTACTATTTTTTTTCCTTTTAAGTAATGCCGGTTGTTGGAGTAGAAAGGAATTGGAAGAATTAGCCTTTGTGCTAGCACTAGGTATAGATAAAGGGGATGAAGGGGAATTTATTTTATATGCTCAAATAGGTAAAGCTCAACAAGAAGCTGGTGGTGATGGGGAAGGTGGAGAAATAGTTGTAATAGAAGGGCGGGGTAAAACAATAGTTCAAGCTTATGATCAAATGTTTGAAATAGCTAATAGGAGATTATTTTTAAGCCATGCCAGATTAGTGATTATAGGTGAGGAATTGGCTAAAAGTGGAATAAACAGGATGCTGGATTTTTTGCAAAGGGATATCAGAATGAGAAGTACTACTTTAATAGCAGTGGGACAGGGTGATGTAAAAGAAATTTTGGAATCACAACCGGTTTTAGGGGGTATTACTGGTTTGGCTATAAAAGAGAGTATGTGGTTTAATTGGGAGAGGTCAAAGATTATAAGAAAAGAACTATATCAAATGGTCAGAGATGTTAAAGAAGGGGATAGGGAATTGGTTCTACCAATCATTAGCATGGAAGGGGAAAATATCGCCATTAGGAATGCTGCCTACTTTCAAAACACCACTATGAAAGGGATATTAGATAATAAACAAGTTTTGGGATTATTGTGGTTAGTAGGGGATGTAAGACATGGTTCTATCACTATTAATCCAAACCCTAGAGATCCAAGGTATATAACTTTAGAGTTAATGGATACGAAGGTTGAAATTAATCCCGTAGAAGGATCGAAAGGTTTAGTATTCCACATAAAGGTTGATCAACAATTAAGGGTCACTGATGATCAAACAAATTTAACTGTAACCCAGATAGAACAAGAGGTAAATAGATATATAAAAAATACTATTTTAGAAACAATTAATTTAGCTAAGGAAGAAGGTATAGATTTTATTGGCTTTGGTAAAAGATATCGTAGAAAATACCCAAAAAAGTGGGATGAAGATAAGTGGACAAAAAAGTTTCAAGGAGCAGAGGTAATTATCAAAGTTAATTCTATAATCAACAGAGAAGAAAGATAG